The Peribacillus sp. FSL P2-0133 genome has a segment encoding these proteins:
- the ablA gene encoding lysine 2,3-aminomutase — translation MDVKHKEYLGGRRHYNDIELWKDVTEEQWNDWLWQLTNTIKTLDDLKKVVNLTPEEEEGVRISTQTIPLNITPYYASLMNPDDPRCPIRLQSVPLSAEMNKTRYDLEDPLHEDEDSPVPGLTHRYPDRVLFLVTNQCSMYCRYCTRRRFSGQVGMGVPKKQLDGAIEYIRNTPEVRDVLISGGDGLLINDKILEYVLSNLRAIPHVEIIRIGTRAPVVFPQRITENLCNILKKYHPVWLNTHFNHSLELTDEAKKACDMLSMAGVPLGNQAVILAGINDSVHIMKKLMHDCVKARVRPYYIYQCDLSEGIGHFRAPVSKGLEIIEALRGHTSGYAVPTFVVDAPGGGGKIALTPNYLLSQSPDKVVLRNFEGVITSYPEPKNYVAGSADAYFDEVYGTADRKEAVGISALMTDEKFNLVPEGLRRLDKRKAYEITEEHASLKDRRDKRDEMKEKLRLAQEKKNAMAASGSVKSEGKEE, via the coding sequence ATGGATGTAAAACATAAAGAATACCTAGGTGGACGCAGGCATTATAATGATATCGAATTGTGGAAGGATGTAACGGAAGAGCAGTGGAATGACTGGCTCTGGCAATTGACCAATACGATTAAAACACTGGATGATTTGAAAAAGGTCGTCAACCTGACACCTGAAGAAGAAGAAGGAGTCCGGATTTCGACTCAAACGATTCCGTTGAACATTACGCCTTATTATGCTTCTTTGATGAATCCCGATGATCCTCGCTGTCCGATTCGTTTACAGTCGGTACCGCTTTCGGCAGAAATGAACAAGACTAGATATGATTTGGAGGATCCGCTGCATGAGGATGAGGATTCCCCTGTTCCAGGATTGACGCATCGATATCCGGATCGCGTTCTATTCCTTGTAACGAACCAATGCTCCATGTACTGCAGATATTGTACTCGACGCCGTTTCTCAGGTCAGGTTGGCATGGGTGTTCCCAAGAAGCAGCTTGACGGGGCGATTGAATATATCCGGAACACTCCGGAAGTGAGGGACGTGCTGATCTCTGGCGGAGACGGCCTGCTGATCAATGATAAGATCCTTGAATACGTATTGAGTAACTTACGTGCCATCCCGCATGTGGAAATCATTCGGATCGGAACACGTGCACCGGTCGTTTTCCCGCAGAGGATTACGGAAAATTTATGTAATATTCTGAAAAAGTATCATCCGGTTTGGTTGAATACACATTTCAATCATTCACTTGAACTGACGGATGAAGCGAAAAAAGCATGTGATATGCTGTCGATGGCAGGCGTACCGCTTGGTAATCAGGCAGTCATCCTAGCTGGAATCAACGATAGTGTACATATCATGAAAAAGCTTATGCATGACTGTGTAAAAGCAAGGGTAAGACCTTATTACATTTATCAATGTGATCTATCTGAAGGGATTGGCCATTTCCGGGCGCCGGTTTCAAAAGGACTTGAAATCATTGAAGCGCTGCGCGGCCATACATCAGGATATGCAGTGCCTACCTTTGTGGTGGATGCTCCTGGCGGAGGCGGAAAGATTGCCTTGACTCCGAATTACCTTCTTTCGCAAAGTCCGGATAAAGTCGTTTTACGGAACTTTGAAGGAGTTATCACAAGCTATCCGGAGCCGAAGAATTATGTTGCCGGCAGTGCAGATGCTTACTTTGATGAAGTGTATGGTACTGCGGATAGGAAAGAAGCCGTCGGGATTTCAGCTCTGATGACGGACGAGAAATTCAACTTGGTGCCAGAAGGCCTTCGTCGTCTTGACAAGAGAAAAGCATATGAAATCACTGAGGAACATGCTTCCTTGAAGGATCGCCGTGATAAACGGGATGAAATGAAGGAAAAATTAAGGTTAGCCCAAGAAAAAAAGAACGCCATGGCCGCTAGTGGCTCTGTTAAATCTGAAGGCAAGGAGGAATGA
- a CDS encoding sigma 54-interacting transcriptional regulator, with amino-acid sequence MTENGDEEMKSSVNQFSTQFEWILNVINVGVHIVNKDGDTVFYNEMMAHIDGLDREHVLGENIFQLYPSLTDESSTLNVALEKGNETIESIQTYVNLKEKKITSINSTYPLYEDGEIIGAVEIAKDITKVMNMYDQIVDLRSQLAETHKKSKFSEGTATYHFSDLIGKSPAFQQAISLAKKAARTHSPVMIYGPTGTGKELVAQSIHNVSAQRNQPFIAQNCAAVPKELMEGLLFGTTKGAFTGAMDRMGIFEQANGGTLFLDELNSLDLGLQAKLLRVLQEGEVRRVGGSKEQKVNVKIIAAMNISPEEALERGIIRSDLFFRLNVVTIQMPSLLERKTDIPEIVNHFIQKFNKSFFTEVRGISQKAMQRLLQYQWPGNIRELGHAIELTFNVMDAGEDMIDEHHLPAYLFPSGNYAAANAQSHPSPLKNKIDLPVVLEEMEREMIINMFEKYNGNISKTAEALNIKRQGLQYKLNKYGIEKVYTAGSKESK; translated from the coding sequence ATGACAGAGAACGGAGATGAAGAAATGAAATCTTCAGTAAATCAGTTTTCCACTCAATTTGAATGGATATTGAATGTAATCAATGTGGGTGTCCATATTGTGAATAAAGATGGGGACACGGTATTTTACAATGAAATGATGGCACATATCGACGGGCTTGATCGTGAACATGTGCTGGGGGAAAATATTTTTCAGCTTTATCCTTCATTGACTGATGAATCCAGTACGCTGAATGTAGCATTGGAAAAAGGCAATGAAACGATTGAGTCCATTCAAACATATGTCAATTTAAAGGAGAAAAAAATAACGTCGATCAATAGTACGTATCCTTTGTATGAGGATGGTGAAATTATAGGGGCAGTGGAAATCGCAAAGGATATTACGAAGGTCATGAATATGTACGACCAAATTGTCGATTTGCGTTCCCAGCTGGCCGAGACCCATAAGAAAAGTAAGTTCTCTGAAGGGACGGCGACCTATCATTTTAGTGATTTGATTGGTAAAAGCCCTGCTTTTCAGCAAGCGATTTCATTGGCGAAAAAAGCGGCCCGTACCCATTCCCCAGTCATGATTTATGGACCTACCGGGACAGGGAAAGAACTGGTTGCGCAAAGTATACATAATGTAAGTGCTCAGCGAAATCAGCCTTTCATCGCGCAGAACTGTGCAGCTGTTCCAAAGGAATTGATGGAGGGGCTGCTGTTCGGCACGACGAAAGGGGCTTTTACCGGAGCTATGGATCGCATGGGCATTTTTGAACAGGCAAATGGCGGAACTCTTTTCCTTGATGAGCTGAATAGCCTCGACCTCGGTCTGCAGGCAAAATTACTGCGAGTGCTTCAGGAAGGTGAGGTGCGCCGTGTTGGAGGTTCGAAGGAGCAGAAGGTTAATGTGAAGATCATTGCTGCGATGAACATATCTCCAGAAGAGGCGTTGGAGCGGGGAATCATTCGCTCGGATTTATTTTTCCGCCTGAATGTCGTGACGATCCAAATGCCTTCTCTTTTGGAGCGTAAAACGGATATTCCGGAAATCGTCAATCACTTTATTCAAAAGTTCAACAAATCATTTTTTACCGAAGTGCGCGGGATCAGTCAAAAGGCGATGCAGCGGCTTCTTCAATATCAATGGCCAGGAAACATTCGTGAACTGGGACATGCCATCGAGTTGACCTTTAACGTCATGGACGCAGGGGAAGATATGATTGATGAACATCATCTTCCTGCTTATCTTTTCCCTTCAGGAAATTATGCTGCAGCAAATGCGCAGAGCCATCCTTCCCCATTGAAAAACAAGATTGATTTACCTGTCGTTCTTGAAGAAATGGAAAGGGAAATGATCATCAATATGTTCGAGAAATATAACGGAAATATCAGCAAAACGGCAGAAGCCCTCAATATTAAAAGACAGGGACTGCAATATAAGTTAAACAAGTACGGCATTGAAAAAGTTTATACGGCAGGATCGAAGGAATCAAAGTGA
- a CDS encoding GNAT family N-acetyltransferase, which produces MSRISERSKETKIEIKPWEDKDLELLFQLNAPEMMEHLGGPENNEQILKRHQRYLQIGEKGCMFSINTFPETEAAGSVGYWQKVWNDENVYEIGWSVLPSFQGKGIASHAVKAMIEKIKAERKYKYIHAFPSINNSASNAICRKLKFNFISECEFEYPPGSFMRCNDWCLELE; this is translated from the coding sequence GTGAGTCGGATTTCAGAACGAAGCAAAGAAACTAAAATAGAAATTAAACCGTGGGAAGATAAAGACCTTGAATTGCTTTTTCAACTAAATGCCCCAGAAATGATGGAACATCTTGGCGGACCAGAAAATAATGAACAAATCCTGAAACGCCATCAACGGTACCTACAGATTGGAGAAAAGGGGTGCATGTTTAGCATAAACACGTTTCCAGAGACAGAGGCAGCCGGTTCCGTTGGCTACTGGCAAAAAGTCTGGAACGATGAAAATGTGTACGAAATCGGTTGGAGCGTCCTCCCTTCCTTTCAAGGAAAAGGAATCGCATCTCATGCCGTGAAGGCAATGATAGAGAAAATCAAAGCCGAACGAAAATACAAATACATTCACGCATTCCCTTCGATCAATAATTCTGCATCAAACGCAATTTGCCGCAAGCTTAAATTCAACTTCATCTCCGAATGTGAATTCGAATACCCGCCAGGAAGCTTTATGCGATGCAATGATTGGTGCTTGGAACTTGAATGA
- a CDS encoding LacI family DNA-binding transcriptional regulator gives MTKISEIAKICNVSKTTVSRVLNNHPYVSKEKREKILKLIEELDYAPSSLARNFRTNKTKTIAISVPSFDHPFFAQLVKGVSLAALDNDYKVLIFQTFYESKNELDVMEKLKNREVDGVILGALENEWNVIKPYLKYGPILLCNEYHDSASIPIIGYDEFEATYKAVNHLIKKGHSKIGFCYDTSYSQAQIQRKEGFIKALADNHLLHNEDWIFGHGFNIEDGFRICDEILKLKEKPTALFTGNDQVAAGIIKKATTLGYKIPECLAIVGYDNQSICQVTTPTITTIDIPIMELGQRTVIELIKYLNDNLELKRDIIKLPTKLKIREST, from the coding sequence ATGACGAAAATTAGTGAGATAGCCAAGATATGTAATGTCTCTAAAACAACGGTATCTAGAGTCTTGAATAATCATCCATATGTATCAAAAGAAAAAAGGGAAAAAATCTTAAAGCTGATTGAAGAGCTTGATTATGCACCAAGTTCACTTGCCCGGAATTTTAGGACAAATAAAACCAAAACCATTGCAATATCAGTCCCAAGTTTCGATCATCCATTCTTTGCCCAATTGGTTAAAGGAGTATCTCTAGCAGCATTGGACAATGATTATAAAGTTCTTATATTTCAAACCTTTTATGAGTCGAAAAATGAATTGGATGTTATGGAAAAATTAAAGAATAGAGAAGTAGATGGGGTTATTTTAGGAGCGTTAGAAAATGAATGGAATGTAATAAAGCCTTATTTGAAATACGGCCCAATTTTACTGTGTAATGAATACCATGATTCCGCCTCTATACCAATTATTGGTTATGATGAATTCGAAGCGACATACAAAGCTGTTAATCATTTAATAAAAAAAGGCCATAGTAAGATAGGTTTTTGCTACGATACTTCTTATAGTCAGGCTCAGATTCAAAGAAAAGAAGGGTTTATAAAAGCATTAGCGGATAATCATTTACTACACAATGAAGATTGGATATTTGGACATGGATTTAATATTGAAGATGGGTTCCGTATTTGTGATGAAATATTAAAATTAAAAGAAAAACCTACTGCCTTATTTACTGGAAATGACCAGGTCGCAGCAGGAATTATTAAAAAGGCAACTACATTAGGCTATAAAATACCGGAATGCCTAGCTATAGTTGGTTATGATAATCAATCTATTTGCCAAGTCACAACCCCTACCATAACCACAATCGATATACCGATTATGGAACTAGGACAACGCACTGTAATAGAATTGATAAAATATTTAAATGATAATTTGGAATTAAAGCGCGACATTATTAAATTGCCTACCAAACTTAAAATAAGAGAATCGACCTAA
- a CDS encoding HAD-IIB family hydrolase encodes MLLNKKGGFQLLPNVEDPKYIVFCDFDETYYPHSMSHEKQKDLYELENYLEAKSNNEELVFGWVTGSSIESILHKMEQGRFRFFPHFIASDLGTEITYFSENNFLENDPDWHSQIIIEEFNKRKVDEIYNVLHNGNIPLIPQTQMGSSRYKRNYYYQIQHESVDKKNLATIQRVAKEYGIGVNINRCNPLAGDPEDSYDIDFIPLGTGKNEIVRFMLDKFGLSREHAFAFGDSGNDLLMLKSVKHGYLVGNATQEAKEAHTKIATGTYSKGILRTLQSIITI; translated from the coding sequence ATGTTATTGAATAAAAAGGGCGGGTTTCAGTTATTGCCAAATGTTGAAGACCCAAAATACATTGTATTCTGTGATTTTGATGAAACCTATTATCCTCACTCCATGAGTCACGAGAAACAGAAAGATTTATATGAACTTGAAAATTACTTAGAGGCAAAAAGTAATAATGAAGAACTTGTCTTTGGCTGGGTCACTGGGAGTAGTATCGAATCAATATTACATAAAATGGAACAAGGTAGGTTCAGATTTTTCCCACATTTTATTGCCAGTGACTTAGGTACCGAAATCACCTATTTCTCAGAAAATAATTTTTTGGAAAATGATCCAGATTGGCATTCACAGATTATTATCGAAGAATTTAATAAAAGGAAAGTCGATGAAATTTATAATGTTCTACATAACGGCAATATACCATTGATTCCTCAGACTCAAATGGGAAGTTCACGCTATAAAAGAAATTATTATTATCAAATACAACATGAATCCGTCGACAAGAAGAACTTAGCCACCATCCAGAGGGTGGCCAAAGAGTACGGGATAGGGGTAAATATCAATCGTTGCAATCCCCTTGCCGGCGATCCCGAAGATAGTTATGATATAGACTTCATTCCATTAGGTACTGGAAAAAATGAGATTGTACGTTTTATGCTAGACAAATTCGGGCTGAGTCGTGAGCATGCCTTTGCATTCGGGGATAGCGGTAATGATCTGCTCATGTTAAAAAGTGTTAAACATGGTTACCTGGTAGGGAATGCAACTCAAGAAGCGAAGGAAGCTCATACTAAAATAGCGACAGGTACGTACTCTAAAGGAATATTAAGAACTTTGCAATCCATCATTACTATTTGA
- a CDS encoding peptidoglycan-binding protein, producing the protein MTVALRTLLDRSVKKMGKGMNPVVKASALEMVERAYTEGITVQISAGYRSLEEQAALYGQGRVYSYNGKNYSNLAKPIVTNAKPGQSFHNYGLAIDFFIVSDDGKRVIWTVNSKWQRVAAIGKDLGFKWGGDWSSFKDYPHLEMTGGLSFTQLQAGKEPHLTFKLEKMEMPKTSKGDSHIISIQKTLNSRYKTNIEGDGFYGPKTRSALIKGLQTELNKQYNKKLVVDGKWGPKTKTAAVTIKKGASCNITWILQAALYMKGYNPGPLDGEFGKNTETALFKYQKACKVSADKLAGQETWNELLA; encoded by the coding sequence TTGACGGTAGCATTACGAACGTTATTGGATCGATCAGTGAAAAAGATGGGCAAAGGGATGAATCCTGTTGTGAAGGCATCAGCATTGGAAATGGTGGAACGTGCTTATACTGAAGGGATCACTGTACAGATAAGTGCAGGTTATCGCTCTTTGGAAGAACAAGCCGCCCTTTATGGTCAAGGACGAGTTTACAGCTACAATGGAAAAAACTATAGCAATCTTGCTAAACCTATTGTGACGAACGCTAAACCAGGACAATCTTTTCATAATTATGGACTGGCCATTGATTTCTTCATTGTGAGTGATGATGGCAAGAGGGTGATATGGACAGTTAATTCAAAGTGGCAGCGCGTGGCTGCCATAGGTAAGGATTTAGGCTTTAAATGGGGCGGGGATTGGAGTTCATTCAAGGATTATCCCCACTTGGAGATGACAGGCGGGTTATCTTTTACACAGTTACAAGCAGGAAAAGAACCGCACCTTACCTTCAAACTAGAAAAAATGGAAATGCCGAAAACCAGCAAAGGAGATAGTCATATAATTTCGATACAAAAAACGTTAAATAGCCGATATAAAACGAATATTGAGGGTGATGGGTTTTATGGTCCCAAAACTCGATCGGCCCTTATAAAAGGTTTACAAACGGAGCTGAATAAGCAATACAATAAAAAGCTAGTTGTCGATGGAAAATGGGGACCTAAAACCAAGACTGCAGCCGTCACCATAAAAAAAGGCGCTAGCTGCAATATCACATGGATCCTGCAAGCAGCGCTCTATATGAAAGGATATAACCCTGGGCCTCTTGATGGAGAATTCGGAAAAAATACCGAGACGGCATTATTCAAATACCAAAAGGCATGTAAGGTTTCTGCTGATAAGCTTGCAGGTCAAGAAACATGGAATGAATTGCTTGCTTGA
- a CDS encoding 3-oxoacid CoA-transferase subunit B produces the protein MRMTRQLILERAVKEIQDGMCVNLGIGMPTLIANMIPNDFNVMLQSENGLLGIGPYPQKDEVDPDLINAGKETVTAKSGASFFDSAESFAMIRGGHIDLAILGGMEVSENGDLANWMIPGKMVKGMGGAMDLVQGAKRIVVIMDHVNKHGESKVKKSCTLPLTGEKVVHCLITELAVFQFTEAGMELIELQNGVTLDEVKSKTEADFKISPSIEIRA, from the coding sequence ATTCGAATGACTAGACAACTAATTTTAGAACGGGCTGTTAAAGAAATCCAAGATGGTATGTGTGTGAATTTAGGGATTGGAATGCCGACCTTGATTGCCAACATGATTCCAAATGACTTTAATGTCATGCTTCAATCGGAAAATGGCTTACTGGGAATCGGGCCTTATCCACAAAAAGATGAAGTCGATCCGGATTTGATTAATGCAGGAAAAGAAACAGTAACGGCAAAATCGGGGGCATCATTTTTTGATAGCGCTGAGTCGTTCGCGATGATTCGCGGCGGCCACATCGATCTGGCCATTTTAGGCGGGATGGAAGTTTCCGAGAATGGGGACTTGGCAAACTGGATGATTCCAGGGAAGATGGTAAAAGGAATGGGAGGGGCGATGGATCTCGTCCAAGGCGCAAAACGAATTGTTGTCATAATGGACCATGTGAACAAGCATGGGGAATCCAAAGTGAAAAAGAGCTGTACATTGCCTTTGACGGGGGAAAAAGTCGTCCATTGCCTGATTACCGAACTGGCTGTTTTTCAATTTACAGAAGCAGGCATGGAATTGATTGAATTGCAAAATGGCGTAACACTTGATGAAGTGAAAAGTAAAACAGAGGCTGACTTTAAAATAAGCCCCTCTATTGAAATTAGAGCGTAA
- a CDS encoding CoA transferase subunit A yields MSKILTSFDSAIQQIEDGATIIVGGFGLSGIPEKLIFALRNKGVKDLTIVSNNCGVDDWGLGLLLENKQIKKMIASYVGENKLFEQQFLSGELEVELVPQGTLAERLRAGGAGIPAFYTATGVGTEVAKGKEHKDFDGRTYIMEKGIVGDFAFVKAWKADHFGNLVYRKTARNFNPVVATAGKVTLVEVEELVGTGELDPDEIHTSGVYVQKVLVGNDYEKRIEKLTTANA; encoded by the coding sequence ATGAGTAAAATATTAACATCTTTTGATAGCGCTATTCAACAAATCGAGGATGGAGCAACCATTATCGTTGGCGGATTCGGATTAAGCGGAATACCAGAAAAACTAATCTTTGCTTTGCGTAACAAAGGTGTAAAGGATTTGACGATTGTCAGCAACAATTGTGGAGTCGACGATTGGGGTCTAGGTCTTTTGCTTGAAAATAAACAAATCAAAAAAATGATCGCTTCTTATGTAGGGGAAAATAAGTTATTTGAACAGCAATTTTTAAGTGGCGAGCTGGAGGTCGAGCTAGTTCCTCAAGGAACGCTGGCCGAGCGTTTAAGAGCGGGCGGAGCGGGAATTCCTGCCTTTTATACAGCTACAGGAGTAGGAACGGAAGTCGCAAAAGGTAAAGAACATAAAGATTTTGATGGCCGCACATACATTATGGAAAAAGGAATAGTCGGAGATTTTGCCTTTGTAAAAGCCTGGAAAGCAGATCATTTCGGTAATCTTGTATATCGGAAAACGGCAAGGAATTTTAACCCTGTCGTTGCCACAGCAGGGAAAGTCACGCTTGTCGAAGTGGAGGAGCTCGTGGGCACAGGAGAGCTCGATCCAGATGAAATTCATACTTCAGGGGTTTATGTACAGAAAGTGCTTGTAGGAAATGACTATGAAAAACGAATTGAAAAACTTACAACTGCTAACGCATAA
- a CDS encoding GntP family permease, producing the protein MVIQILAIVVALGLLIFLAYRGYPVIIIAPIVTLLAVILSGGHLLPSYTETYMTFAANYIKAFFPIFLLGAVFGKVMEMSGAAASIAKTIVKSLGSKQAILAVVLACSALTYGGVSLFVVAFAVYPFAAAIFKEADIPKRLLPGTIALGAFTYTMDALPGTPQIQNIIPTNYFGTDTYAAPIMGIIGAIMVFTGGMLWLERRRKQALANGEGYGEGHINEPESAEQQNLPNFWLSIVPLILVVAFNFAFSRSAISVKHWYDASMLKETFNIADVSTVTSSWSLIVALTIGIIAAMLLNVGRIKVKLASGLTAAAMGSLLAIFNTASEVGFGNVVKTLPGFSVIQNWVFDASGNPLVSEAIAVNVLAGITGSASGGLSIALEVMGSHYLQVAQSVGITPEMLHRIASMASGGMDTLPHNGAVITLLAITGLTHRQSYKDIFAITVLKTVTVFIIAFATSLFI; encoded by the coding sequence TTGGTGATTCAAATTTTAGCCATTGTTGTGGCGCTGGGACTTTTAATCTTTTTAGCCTACCGGGGCTATCCGGTCATTATCATAGCGCCGATTGTTACTTTATTGGCGGTCATTCTATCCGGTGGACATTTGCTGCCGAGTTATACAGAGACATATATGACGTTTGCGGCTAACTATATAAAAGCGTTTTTTCCGATATTTTTATTAGGGGCCGTATTTGGAAAAGTCATGGAGATGAGCGGTGCAGCTGCATCCATTGCCAAGACCATCGTAAAATCACTAGGCTCAAAGCAGGCCATTCTTGCTGTGGTGCTGGCGTGTTCGGCGCTGACATACGGCGGGGTTTCATTGTTTGTAGTGGCATTCGCCGTTTATCCATTTGCAGCGGCAATTTTTAAAGAAGCAGACATTCCAAAAAGATTATTGCCAGGAACGATAGCATTAGGCGCTTTCACTTATACGATGGATGCCCTTCCTGGAACACCTCAGATTCAAAATATCATTCCAACGAATTATTTCGGAACTGATACCTATGCAGCTCCAATAATGGGGATTATTGGCGCGATCATGGTATTCACTGGAGGAATGCTCTGGTTAGAGCGTCGCCGTAAACAAGCGTTGGCAAATGGTGAAGGCTACGGGGAAGGACATATTAATGAACCAGAAAGTGCAGAACAGCAAAACCTGCCTAACTTTTGGCTGTCCATCGTACCGCTCATCCTTGTCGTAGCGTTTAATTTTGCTTTCAGCCGGAGTGCCATTTCGGTTAAGCACTGGTATGATGCATCTATGTTGAAGGAAACTTTCAACATTGCCGATGTAAGCACAGTCACTTCATCATGGTCTTTGATTGTTGCATTGACAATCGGTATTATTGCAGCGATGCTTCTGAATGTTGGACGTATCAAGGTCAAATTGGCAAGTGGATTAACAGCTGCGGCAATGGGATCATTGCTTGCCATATTCAATACTGCATCTGAAGTTGGTTTCGGGAATGTGGTGAAAACTCTTCCTGGATTCTCGGTCATTCAAAACTGGGTGTTCGATGCAAGCGGCAATCCACTCGTATCCGAAGCTATCGCCGTCAATGTGCTGGCAGGGATTACCGGATCCGCGTCAGGTGGACTTTCGATTGCGTTAGAAGTAATGGGAAGTCACTATTTGCAGGTGGCTCAAAGTGTCGGAATCACCCCGGAAATGCTTCATCGAATTGCATCCATGGCATCTGGCGGAATGGATACGCTGCCTCATAATGGTGCCGTCATTACCTTGCTTGCCATTACTGGACTGACACATCGTCAATCTTACAAGGATATATTTGCGATTACGGTTTTGAAAACAGTGACCGTGTTCATCATAGCTTTTGCAACTTCACTGTTTATTTAA
- a CDS encoding sigma 54-interacting transcriptional regulator: MASDNKTIQLELVKAILEELPFGVLVSKNETEIVLCNRVLSEAFAENEFDLQINLIIEKNLVPAVNTPIRLNDNNGIVRKAIIQMDDEEYQIYLLLFTNNKSDFLNIDNHEELLFKDIIEFAYDGLVMVDTEGYVQMLSHAYADFLGVDQESSIGKHVTEVIENTRMHVVAKTGKQEVAELQKIKDNYIIATRSPIRKQGKLIGAVGKILFKNVGQFTALSKRINSLEVELKKYKGDFRERNKASYTFDHLMGRSTAFMEVKGQAKIAAKSDSNVLILGESGTGKELFAHSIHNDSRRAMGVFVKVNCAAIPAELLESELFGYEEGSFTGAKKGGKAGKFEAAEGGTIFLDEIGELPLHMQVKLLRVLQEKEIERVGSTGSIPIDVRVIAATNRNLEEMVSKGEFRLDMYYRLKVLQIQVPSLRERPEDIEILVNHFVEKYQNLMKKRVTGMSEQALRLLRLYKWPGNIRELENIIERAMNIVEEGEMIRSKHLPKEITGHKESVSIRTLAEVMDETERAAIVSCLEMTSGNKSETAKRLGVSRTTLYEKMNKYGL; encoded by the coding sequence ATGGCCAGCGATAATAAAACTATTCAATTGGAATTAGTGAAAGCGATATTGGAAGAATTGCCTTTCGGTGTTTTGGTATCGAAAAACGAAACAGAAATCGTTCTCTGCAATCGCGTATTATCCGAGGCTTTTGCTGAGAATGAATTTGATCTGCAAATAAATTTGATTATTGAAAAAAATCTTGTGCCAGCTGTAAATACTCCGATCCGTTTGAATGATAATAATGGAATTGTCAGAAAAGCCATCATTCAAATGGATGATGAGGAGTATCAGATTTATCTCCTGTTATTTACAAATAATAAAAGTGATTTTCTTAATATCGATAATCATGAAGAACTTCTGTTTAAGGATATTATCGAATTTGCCTATGACGGCTTGGTGATGGTCGATACGGAAGGGTATGTCCAAATGCTGAGTCACGCTTATGCGGATTTTCTTGGCGTCGATCAGGAAAGCTCCATAGGGAAACATGTAACGGAGGTCATTGAAAACACCCGTATGCATGTGGTCGCCAAAACTGGCAAGCAAGAGGTCGCTGAATTACAAAAAATTAAAGATAATTATATAATTGCGACCCGCTCCCCGATAAGGAAACAAGGTAAATTAATAGGGGCGGTCGGAAAGATTCTTTTTAAGAATGTCGGGCAATTTACCGCTCTTTCCAAACGGATAAATTCACTTGAAGTAGAGCTGAAAAAGTACAAAGGTGATTTTCGCGAGAGAAATAAGGCCTCATATACGTTTGATCATTTGATGGGGAGAAGCACTGCTTTCATGGAAGTAAAAGGTCAAGCCAAAATTGCCGCTAAAAGCGACTCGAATGTGTTGATTTTGGGCGAAAGCGGAACAGGTAAGGAGCTGTTTGCCCATTCCATTCATAATGACAGCAGAAGGGCCATGGGTGTGTTTGTCAAAGTGAACTGTGCCGCCATCCCGGCAGAGCTGCTGGAGTCAGAGCTATTTGGCTATGAAGAGGGTTCTTTCACTGGTGCAAAAAAAGGCGGAAAAGCAGGTAAGTTCGAAGCGGCTGAAGGCGGAACGATTTTTCTCGATGAAATCGGTGAGCTGCCACTGCATATGCAGGTGAAGCTGCTCCGTGTTTTACAAGAAAAAGAGATCGAGAGGGTCGGTTCGACGGGAAGCATTCCGATTGATGTACGGGTAATCGCTGCAACGAACCGTAATCTGGAGGAAATGGTCTCGAAAGGGGAATTCCGACTTGATATGTATTACCGGTTGAAGGTCTTGCAAATCCAGGTTCCTTCCTTGAGGGAGCGACCGGAGGACATTGAAATACTGGTAAATCATTTTGTTGAAAAGTACCAGAACCTCATGAAAAAACGCGTAACGGGTATGAGTGAACAAGCTTTACGGCTGTTGCGTCTTTATAAATGGCCGGGTAATATCCGTGAGTTGGAGAATATCATTGAACGTGCAATGAATATTGTTGAAGAAGGGGAAATGATACGTTCCAAGCATCTCCCTAAAGAAATAACGGGTCATAAAGAATCAGTATCGATCCGCACTTTAGCTGAAGTAATGGATGAGACCGAACGGGCTGCAATAGTTTCATGTTTGGAAATGACTTCTGGTAATAAATCGGAAACGGCAAAGAGACTCGGAGTGAGTCGAACAACACTGTATGAAAAAATGAATAAATATGGTTTATGA